A single window of Streptomyces aquilus DNA harbors:
- a CDS encoding YceI family protein has translation MSTVVPYPALTGVYTIDPAHSTIGFSVRHAMIANVRGRFGAFEGLVKLDGYQPSRSEAYLSVQAGSIDTSSPERDTHLAGPDFLDAATYPVMLFRSAGLADRGDGEFRLTGHLRIKDVELPLHIHLAFDGATQDESGDHRVGFSGTALVRRSDWGLGWNTPVETAGALISDKVRLSFDISAVRLSRTEAA, from the coding sequence ATGTCGACCGTCGTCCCGTACCCAGCGCTGACAGGTGTCTACACCATCGACCCGGCACACAGCACCATCGGCTTCTCCGTCCGGCACGCCATGATCGCGAACGTACGCGGGCGGTTCGGCGCGTTCGAGGGGCTGGTCAAGCTGGACGGGTACCAACCCAGCCGCTCCGAGGCCTACTTGAGCGTCCAGGCCGGCAGCATCGACACCAGCAGCCCTGAGCGGGACACCCACCTCGCGGGCCCGGACTTCCTCGACGCCGCCACCTATCCGGTGATGCTCTTCCGCTCCGCAGGCCTTGCCGACCGCGGAGACGGCGAGTTCCGTCTGACGGGCCACCTCAGAATCAAGGACGTCGAACTCCCTCTCCACATCCACCTCGCCTTCGACGGGGCCACGCAGGACGAGAGCGGAGACCACCGTGTCGGCTTCTCCGGCACCGCACTCGTGCGCCGCTCCGACTGGGGGCTCGGCTGGAACACGCCCGTCGAGACCGCCGGCGCCCTCATCAGCGACAAGGTCAGGCTCAGCTTCGACATCTCCGCCGTCCGCCTCTCCCGCACGGAAGCCGCATGA
- a CDS encoding alpha/beta fold hydrolase, with protein sequence MPAILIHGVPDTHRVWNGVRRHLTRSDVEAWDLPGFGTPRPPGFGSSKEEYVDWLVERLERVGEPVDLVGHDWGCILTARVASVRPDLVRTWAGGNGPISSRYVWHPLAETWQDPVAGERFMAELEPESFAKDLVNGFDAPAEPVEEMVRHVDGTMKDSILRLYRSAVTMGTEWEPALSNVTAPALVFWGERDPACQIEFGDELGAALRATRVLHLDCNHWTVLERPAEVAAALEAHWAQGTGR encoded by the coding sequence ATGCCTGCCATCCTCATCCACGGCGTTCCCGACACCCACCGCGTGTGGAACGGCGTACGTCGGCACCTGACCCGCTCCGACGTCGAGGCCTGGGACCTGCCCGGATTCGGCACCCCCCGCCCCCCGGGTTTCGGATCCAGCAAGGAGGAGTACGTCGACTGGCTCGTCGAGCGCCTCGAGCGCGTCGGCGAGCCCGTGGACCTGGTCGGTCACGACTGGGGCTGCATCCTCACCGCCCGCGTCGCCTCCGTCCGCCCCGACCTGGTGCGCACCTGGGCCGGCGGCAACGGACCCATCAGTTCCCGCTACGTCTGGCACCCTCTGGCCGAGACCTGGCAGGACCCCGTCGCCGGCGAGCGGTTCATGGCCGAACTGGAGCCTGAGTCCTTCGCGAAGGACCTGGTGAACGGCTTCGACGCGCCCGCCGAACCGGTGGAGGAGATGGTCCGGCACGTCGACGGCACGATGAAGGACAGCATTCTGCGGCTGTACCGGTCCGCCGTGACGATGGGGACGGAGTGGGAACCGGCCCTGTCGAACGTCACCGCACCCGCACTGGTGTTCTGGGGCGAGCGCGACCCGGCCTGTCAGATCGAGTTCGGCGACGAACTCGGCGCCGCCCTGCGCGCCACCCGCGTCCTCCATCTCGACTGCAACCACTGGACGGTGCTGGAGCGGCCCGCGGAGGTGGCCGCCGCCCTCGAGGCGCACTGGGCGCAGGGCACCGGACGCTAG
- a CDS encoding NAD(P)/FAD-dependent oxidoreductase, with protein MSRENGFVIVGGGLAAGKAAEELRQQGYDGPLVLIGDEAERPYVRPPLSKGYLLGKEDRESIFVHPENWYRKHDVDLLTGTRVTAVDPHSRQVELTGGRRMSYTKLLLATGSSPRRLTVPGADLDNVLYLRRVGDSERLKAAFTPGARIVIVGGGWIGLETAAAARTAGALVTVLEHSELPLLKVLGREAAEVFADLHRDHGVVLRPHAAVERVTGDGTRADGVQLADGTRLPADAVVVGVGITPNVELAEAAGLEVRNGIVTDERLRTSARDVHAAGDVANAYHPRLGRHLRVEHWANALHQPRTAALAMLGKEAAYNRLPYFYTDQYDLGMEYTGYTEPGGYDRVVFRGNPAERRFIAFWLSGDRVLAGMSVNVWKVIDSVRALVESGASVADAALSDPETPLDSLLP; from the coding sequence ATGTCGCGAGAGAACGGGTTCGTGATCGTCGGGGGCGGCCTCGCCGCGGGCAAGGCCGCCGAGGAACTCCGGCAACAGGGCTACGACGGTCCGCTCGTCCTCATCGGGGACGAGGCGGAGCGCCCCTACGTCCGACCGCCGCTGTCCAAGGGATACCTGCTCGGCAAGGAGGACCGCGAGTCCATTTTCGTGCATCCCGAAAACTGGTACCGAAAGCACGACGTCGACCTGCTGACGGGAACGCGCGTCACGGCCGTCGACCCACACTCCCGACAGGTCGAACTCACCGGCGGACGCCGGATGTCCTACACCAAGCTGCTCCTGGCGACCGGATCGTCGCCCCGCCGGCTGACGGTGCCCGGGGCGGACCTGGACAACGTGCTGTACCTGCGCCGTGTGGGGGACAGCGAGCGGCTCAAGGCTGCGTTCACCCCCGGGGCCCGGATCGTGATCGTCGGCGGCGGCTGGATCGGCCTGGAGACCGCCGCGGCGGCCCGGACCGCCGGGGCGCTGGTGACCGTTCTGGAGCACTCCGAGCTGCCGCTGCTGAAGGTGCTCGGCCGGGAGGCGGCCGAGGTCTTCGCCGACCTGCACCGGGACCACGGAGTCGTCCTGCGGCCCCACGCCGCCGTCGAGCGCGTCACCGGTGACGGCACCCGCGCCGACGGCGTGCAGCTCGCCGACGGAACCCGACTGCCCGCCGACGCCGTGGTGGTGGGCGTCGGCATCACCCCCAACGTCGAGCTCGCCGAAGCGGCGGGACTGGAGGTGCGCAACGGCATCGTCACCGACGAGCGTCTGCGCACCTCGGCCCGGGACGTACACGCCGCTGGGGACGTCGCCAACGCCTATCATCCCCGGCTCGGCCGGCATCTACGGGTGGAGCACTGGGCCAACGCCCTGCACCAGCCCCGCACGGCGGCACTGGCCATGCTCGGCAAGGAGGCCGCGTACAACCGGCTGCCGTACTTCTACACCGACCAGTACGACCTCGGGATGGAGTACACGGGTTACACCGAGCCCGGTGGTTACGACCGCGTCGTCTTCCGCGGGAATCCGGCCGAGCGGCGGTTCATCGCCTTCTGGTTGTCCGGGGACCGGGTCCTGGCGGGCATGAGCGTGAACGTGTGGAAGGTCATCGACTCCGTCCGTGCCCTCGTCGAGTCCGGTGCCTCCGTGGCGGACGCGGCCCTGTCCGATCCCGAGACGCCCCTCGACAGCCTTCTGCCCTGA
- a CDS encoding sigma factor, with protein sequence MDREQDDETVPIAELLDERRRLLNVAYWMLGRSQDADDAVAETYRRWYGLPDDRRIRIAEPRSWLVKTVGGICLERLAPAGRSHPGTVGAAPPQDLEEEVSQALLEALDTLSPAERAAFVLNDVFRVAPGTVAAIVGQTEQECGELAARARHSLRTRWAHPTTPQQHDRVVLAVRQACVAENPARLTSLLAPDATVFFDGGGKVRTLTRPVHGARRATRSLLTLLAGRPRTTLHCQSVNGRTGIVVRYGDEVAAVISLDVAGDHVVQIWAVLNPDKLRHWNRAATQER encoded by the coding sequence ATGGACCGGGAACAGGACGACGAGACGGTGCCGATCGCGGAGCTGCTCGACGAGCGACGCCGACTGCTCAACGTGGCCTACTGGATGCTGGGCCGGAGCCAGGACGCCGACGACGCCGTGGCTGAGACCTACCGGCGCTGGTACGGCCTGCCCGACGACCGCCGGATCCGCATCGCAGAACCCCGGTCCTGGCTGGTGAAGACCGTCGGCGGCATCTGTCTGGAGCGCTTGGCGCCGGCCGGGCGGTCGCACCCGGGCACGGTCGGCGCGGCACCTCCTCAGGACCTGGAGGAAGAGGTGAGCCAGGCCCTTCTCGAGGCGCTGGACACGCTGTCACCGGCCGAGCGGGCCGCATTCGTCCTCAACGATGTGTTCAGGGTGGCTCCGGGGACGGTCGCCGCCATCGTCGGACAGACGGAACAGGAATGCGGCGAACTCGCCGCCCGGGCTCGGCACAGCCTTCGGACCAGGTGGGCACACCCCACGACGCCACAGCAGCACGACCGTGTGGTGCTGGCGGTCCGACAGGCCTGCGTCGCGGAGAACCCCGCCCGCCTGACGTCCCTCCTGGCACCGGACGCCACGGTGTTCTTCGACGGAGGCGGCAAGGTCAGAACCCTGACCCGGCCCGTCCACGGCGCACGGCGCGCCACCCGCAGCCTGCTGACCCTGCTGGCCGGCCGCCCTCGCACCACACTGCACTGCCAGTCCGTCAACGGCCGCACCGGGATAGTGGTGCGCTACGGCGACGAGGTCGCCGCCGTCATCAGCCTGGACGTCGCGGGCGACCACGTCGTGCAGATCTGGGCGGTCCTCAACCCTGACAAGCTCCGCCACTGGAACCGGGCGGCCACGCAGGAGAGATGA
- a CDS encoding N-acetylmuramoyl-L-alanine amidase produces the protein MPIGIAVSLLVAGSLLSQPGHALADDPSATADSRQQALLAAAEEFDIPSSVLLALSHQESAWEGHGALPSTNGGYGPMNLTDVTPAMLASGAAGAAGRADLGSLAADPALHTLRQAAELTGLSVKSLREDDTANIRGGAALLAAYEKELVGATPADPSQWYGAVARYSQAKQKQAAASFADRVFRTIRSGASATTQDGQRVHLAAGPSVDPARAQINSLRLKAASAAAATECPTTVECTFVAGSPVGRQVADRPANGIRIDTIVIHDLESTYDAGVAGLANPTNPAATHYVMSSTGAVTQMVPTKDIAFHAGNYSTNLHSIGIEHEGYAAHGAAWYTEAQYQATADLVKYLAGRFGIPLDRQHIVGHDNVAGPNSALVSGMHWDPGYAWDWNHFMSLLDAPVSGVSEVPQPGSVVSIKPSFADNVQTLQICPSDDPTGQTTTCTEQQHPTNFVYLHTAPSETAPLFGDQAIHGTAPGTDRVNDWGSTAQAGQQFVVADVQDAWTAIWFSGAKVWFHNPGGVNTRTSYGVKIVKPAGPTPVPLYGSSYPDKAEYPAGLGASTQAPLSMYAIPTGQAYVATREAAATDDYFPSGGAVVIGGKKMYTIQYNHRVALVYANDVTATTAVHHWENDGN, from the coding sequence GTGCCCATCGGCATCGCCGTGAGCCTGCTGGTCGCGGGCTCCCTGCTCTCCCAGCCCGGCCATGCGCTCGCCGACGACCCCAGCGCGACCGCGGACTCCCGCCAACAGGCGTTGCTGGCCGCCGCCGAGGAGTTCGACATCCCGTCGAGCGTGCTGCTCGCCCTCTCCCACCAGGAGTCGGCATGGGAGGGCCACGGCGCCCTGCCGAGCACCAACGGCGGTTACGGACCGATGAACCTCACGGACGTCACCCCCGCCATGCTGGCGAGCGGTGCCGCGGGCGCAGCGGGCCGGGCCGACCTCGGCTCCCTCGCCGCGGACCCCGCACTGCACACCCTGCGCCAGGCGGCCGAGCTGACCGGACTGTCCGTCAAGTCCCTGCGCGAGGACGACACCGCGAACATCCGCGGGGGTGCCGCCCTGCTCGCCGCGTACGAGAAGGAGTTGGTCGGGGCGACCCCCGCGGACCCCTCCCAGTGGTACGGGGCCGTGGCCCGATACAGCCAGGCCAAGCAGAAACAGGCGGCTGCCTCCTTCGCCGACCGCGTCTTCCGCACGATCCGCAGTGGCGCCTCGGCGACGACCCAGGACGGCCAGCGCGTACACCTGGCCGCCGGCCCGTCCGTCGATCCCGCCCGGGCGCAGATCAACTCCCTGCGCCTGAAGGCCGCGTCGGCGGCAGCCGCCACCGAATGCCCCACGACCGTCGAGTGCACCTTCGTCGCCGGATCCCCGGTCGGCCGTCAGGTCGCCGACCGGCCGGCCAACGGCATCCGCATCGACACCATCGTCATCCACGATCTGGAGTCCACTTACGACGCCGGCGTGGCGGGTCTGGCCAATCCCACGAACCCCGCCGCGACCCACTACGTGATGTCCTCGACCGGCGCGGTCACCCAGATGGTGCCCACCAAGGACATCGCCTTCCACGCGGGGAACTACTCGACCAACCTGCACTCGATCGGCATCGAGCACGAGGGGTACGCCGCGCACGGCGCCGCCTGGTACACGGAGGCGCAGTACCAGGCCACGGCGGACCTGGTGAAGTACCTGGCCGGACGTTTCGGCATCCCGCTGGACCGGCAGCACATCGTCGGCCATGACAACGTTGCCGGACCCAACTCCGCCCTGGTCTCCGGCATGCACTGGGACCCGGGTTACGCCTGGGACTGGAACCACTTCATGAGCCTGCTCGACGCCCCCGTCAGCGGTGTGTCCGAGGTGCCACAGCCCGGCTCCGTCGTGTCGATCAAGCCGTCGTTCGCGGACAACGTGCAGACCCTCCAGATCTGCCCCTCCGACGACCCGACCGGCCAGACGACCACCTGCACCGAGCAGCAGCACCCGACCAACTTCGTCTACCTGCACACCGCCCCGAGCGAAACGGCACCGCTCTTCGGCGACCAGGCGATCCACGGCACCGCGCCCGGCACCGACCGGGTGAACGACTGGGGCAGCACCGCCCAGGCCGGGCAGCAGTTCGTCGTCGCGGACGTCCAGGACGCCTGGACCGCGATCTGGTTCAGCGGTGCGAAGGTGTGGTTCCACAACCCCGGCGGCGTCAACACCCGTACCAGCTACGGAGTGAAGATCGTCAAACCCGCGGGCCCTACTCCCGTGCCTCTCTACGGCTCCAGCTACCCCGACAAGGCCGAGTACCCGGCCGGCCTGGGCGCCTCCACACAGGCACCGCTGAGCATGTACGCCATCCCGACCGGACAGGCATACGTGGCCACGCGGGAAGCCGCCGCCACCGACGACTACTTCCCCTCTGGCGGAGCGGTGGTCATCGGAGGCAAGAAGATGTACACCATCCAGTACAACCACCGTGTCGCCCTCGTCTACGCGAACGACGTCACCGCGACCACGGCCGTCCACCACTGGGAGAACGACGGCAACTGA
- a CDS encoding antibiotic biosynthesis monooxygenase family protein, with product MSHSLASKTATDEPVTVIKSYTVPTDEADHFTVVYQENARIMAAQPGFIRSRLHRPLGEGPETRFVHIAEWTSGTALDRATENPEWHASLERMFADPGLHITSEPASYRVVVELHSAAS from the coding sequence ATGAGTCATTCCCTCGCGTCGAAGACCGCCACCGATGAGCCTGTCACTGTCATCAAGAGCTACACCGTGCCGACGGACGAAGCCGACCACTTCACCGTCGTGTACCAGGAGAACGCCCGCATCATGGCGGCCCAGCCCGGCTTCATCCGCTCCCGCCTGCACCGCCCCCTCGGCGAAGGCCCGGAGACCCGCTTCGTCCACATCGCGGAGTGGACGTCGGGGACCGCCCTCGACAGAGCCACCGAGAACCCCGAGTGGCATGCCTCCCTGGAGCGCATGTTCGCCGACCCCGGCCTTCACATCACCTCGGAACCGGCAAGCTACCGCGTCGTCGTCGAACTCCACAGCGCAGCGTCGTGA
- a CDS encoding NAD(P)H-dependent oxidoreductase produces the protein MSKVLLVVGHPDLSQSKANKALVDAVRELAHVTVHDLYATYPDFRIDVDAEQALLADHDVVVFQHPVFWYNTTPLLKQWQDKVFTLGWAFTMDGSPSKLAGKKAVVAVTAGVPAEHYTPEGANKTTIETLLSNWHATLRLCQFDIQPMVKLYGTAFGLSDEDLNTAAKQYNELLDSFAA, from the coding sequence ATGTCCAAGGTTCTCCTTGTCGTAGGCCACCCCGACCTGTCCCAGTCGAAGGCCAACAAGGCTCTGGTGGACGCCGTCCGCGAGCTGGCCCATGTCACCGTGCACGACCTCTACGCCACCTACCCCGACTTCCGGATCGACGTCGACGCCGAGCAGGCACTGCTGGCCGACCACGACGTGGTCGTCTTCCAGCACCCGGTGTTCTGGTACAACACCACCCCTCTGCTCAAGCAGTGGCAGGACAAGGTCTTCACCCTCGGCTGGGCCTTCACCATGGACGGCTCTCCCTCCAAGCTGGCCGGCAAGAAGGCCGTCGTCGCCGTCACCGCCGGCGTCCCCGCCGAGCACTACACCCCCGAAGGCGCGAACAAGACCACCATCGAGACGCTCCTCAGCAACTGGCACGCAACCCTGCGGCTGTGCCAGTTCGACATCCAGCCGATGGTCAAGCTGTACGGCACCGCCTTCGGCCTCTCCGACGAAGACCTGAACACAGCCGCCAAGCAGTACAACGAACTGCTTGACTCCTTCGCGGCCTGA
- a CDS encoding aldo/keto reductase: MKHVSLGGLDVSRIGLGAMTMAGMYTTGGGLDDAESIRTIHRAMDLGVTHIDTAEIYGPFHSEEIVGKAIKGRRDDVVVATKFGLVSHAGDGPGVIDSSAGNVKTAVEGSLKRLGTDHIDLYYQHRVDPNTPIEETIGALAGLVTEGKVRHIGLSEAGPETIRRAHAVHPVAALQTEYSLWTRDVEAEILPLLRELGIGFVPYSPLGHGLLTGQIRTVDDFADDDWRKTNPRFIGENFQRNLRIVDEVQAIGAEIGATPAQTALAWLLTRGDDIAPIPGTRRVARVEENTAADGIELSAAQLDRLNNLTPAAGERHNEANMATIDR; the protein is encoded by the coding sequence ATGAAGCACGTATCACTGGGCGGTCTCGATGTCTCCCGCATCGGCCTGGGAGCCATGACCATGGCCGGCATGTACACCACGGGCGGAGGGCTCGACGACGCCGAGTCGATCCGCACCATCCACCGGGCCATGGACCTCGGCGTCACCCACATCGACACCGCCGAGATCTACGGCCCCTTCCACAGCGAGGAAATCGTCGGCAAGGCCATCAAGGGCCGCCGCGACGACGTCGTCGTGGCGACGAAGTTCGGCCTCGTCTCCCACGCCGGCGACGGCCCCGGCGTCATCGACAGCAGCGCCGGCAACGTGAAAACCGCGGTCGAAGGCTCACTCAAGCGGCTCGGCACCGACCACATCGACCTCTACTACCAGCACCGCGTCGACCCGAACACGCCCATCGAGGAGACCATCGGCGCGCTGGCCGGACTGGTCACCGAAGGCAAGGTGCGCCACATCGGCCTCTCCGAGGCCGGTCCCGAGACGATCCGCCGGGCACACGCCGTCCATCCCGTGGCCGCGCTGCAGACCGAGTACTCCCTGTGGACCCGCGACGTCGAGGCCGAGATCCTCCCGCTGCTGCGCGAGCTCGGCATCGGATTCGTGCCCTACTCGCCGCTCGGACACGGCCTGCTGACCGGGCAGATCCGCACCGTCGACGACTTCGCCGACGACGACTGGCGTAAGACCAACCCGCGCTTCATCGGCGAGAACTTCCAGCGCAACCTGCGCATCGTCGACGAAGTACAGGCCATCGGAGCCGAGATCGGCGCCACTCCGGCCCAGACCGCGCTGGCCTGGTTGCTGACCCGCGGCGACGACATCGCCCCCATCCCCGGAACCCGCCGGGTCGCACGCGTCGAAGAGAACACCGCCGCCGACGGCATCGAACTCAGCGCCGCTCAGCTCGACCGTCTGAACAACCTCACACCGGCCGCGGGCGAACGCCACAACGAGGCGAACATGGCCACCATCGACCGGTGA
- a CDS encoding nitroreductase family deazaflavin-dependent oxidoreductase: MPLKGEYEPSKAQFVRDQVELCESSGGTQGTTLSVLVAREEDERLRDLPVVILTTLGAKSGKIRKTPVMRVENDGAYAVVASMAGAPKHPVWYHNAVADPRVELQDGPVRQDMLAREVTGDEKALWWARAVEAFPDYADYQKNTDREIPVLVLEPAAHEH, translated from the coding sequence ATGCCCCTCAAAGGCGAGTACGAGCCGAGCAAGGCGCAGTTTGTACGGGACCAGGTGGAGCTGTGCGAAAGCTCCGGCGGTACGCAGGGAACGACGCTGAGTGTCCTGGTCGCACGGGAGGAAGACGAGAGGCTCCGGGACCTGCCCGTCGTCATCCTGACCACCCTGGGCGCAAAGAGCGGCAAGATCCGCAAGACCCCGGTCATGCGAGTGGAGAACGACGGCGCCTACGCCGTGGTCGCCTCCATGGCAGGAGCCCCCAAGCACCCGGTCTGGTACCACAACGCGGTGGCCGACCCCCGAGTCGAGCTTCAGGACGGCCCGGTGCGCCAGGACATGCTGGCACGCGAGGTGACCGGGGACGAGAAGGCCCTGTGGTGGGCCCGAGCCGTCGAGGCGTTCCCCGACTACGCCGACTACCAGAAGAACACAGACCGTGAGATCCCCGTCCTCGTTCTGGAGCCAGCGGCCCACGAGCACTGA
- a CDS encoding SDR family oxidoreductase has protein sequence MSKVILVTGAGRGLGTDIAREALAAGHQVVATGRRPDEVEKSLGGPQDNLLVTRLDVTSPEDAEATVQAAVDRFGRIDVLINNAGNLFTGYFEEISPAQMRKQFETNLFGPMNVTRAILPILRKQRAGHVITITSTAGLVGMEFTSAYAASKFAEEGWMESLRYDVEPYNIHTTIVEPGYFRTELLVDGSTTWPELSIDDYAPRTAPRIEGMKSMNGRQPGDPAKLARALLTIAQQEEPLLRFVAGADAIEAAEAKAKELLAQAEASRELGGALAYDGHHA, from the coding sequence ATGAGCAAGGTCATTCTCGTCACCGGTGCCGGACGCGGCCTGGGCACGGACATCGCCCGCGAGGCCCTCGCCGCCGGCCACCAGGTCGTCGCCACCGGCCGCCGCCCCGACGAGGTCGAGAAGAGCCTGGGTGGGCCGCAGGACAACCTGCTGGTCACCAGGCTCGACGTCACCAGCCCGGAGGACGCCGAGGCCACCGTGCAGGCAGCTGTCGACCGCTTCGGCCGCATCGACGTCCTGATCAACAACGCCGGGAACCTCTTCACCGGCTACTTCGAGGAGATCTCGCCCGCGCAGATGCGCAAGCAGTTCGAGACCAACCTCTTCGGCCCGATGAACGTCACCCGCGCCATCCTGCCGATCCTGCGCAAGCAGCGCGCCGGCCACGTCATCACCATCACCTCGACCGCCGGGCTGGTCGGGATGGAGTTCACCTCCGCCTACGCCGCCTCCAAGTTCGCGGAAGAGGGCTGGATGGAGTCCCTCCGCTACGACGTCGAGCCGTACAACATCCACACCACGATCGTGGAGCCCGGCTACTTCCGCACCGAACTCCTCGTGGACGGCTCCACCACCTGGCCCGAGCTGTCCATCGACGACTACGCCCCGCGCACCGCACCCCGGATCGAGGGCATGAAGAGCATGAACGGCCGGCAGCCCGGCGACCCCGCCAAGCTCGCCCGCGCCCTGCTCACCATCGCCCAGCAGGAGGAGCCGCTGCTGCGTTTCGTCGCCGGTGCGGACGCCATCGAGGCCGCCGAGGCCAAGGCGAAGGAACTCCTCGCCCAGGCCGAGGCATCCCGCGAACTGGGCGGCGCGCTGGCCTACGACGGCCACCACGCCTGA